CTCGACGGAGACGCGGGCCTTGACGGCGGCGGGGAGCACGGACTCCTTGTACTCGTCGCTCTGCTCCTCGAACCATTCGACGGACGGCATGGAGACGACGCGGGCCTTGACGCCCTCATCGGCCAGAGTCTTGGCGGCGGCGACGGCCCACTGGACCTCGGAGCCGGTGGCCATGATGATCACATCCGGGGTGCCCTCGGTGTCGACCAGCACGTAGCCGCCCTTCTTGACGCCTTCCTTGGCCTTGGCGGCGGTTTCGGCGAGCACCGGAACGCCCTGGCGGGTCAGGATCATCGCGGCCGGCAGCGTGTTGTCCTTCTCGAAGAAGGCGCGGTACGCTTCGGCGGTTTCGATGGCGTCGGCCGGACGCACGACCTCGAGCTGCGGGATGGCGCGGAAGGAGGCAAGGTGCTCGATCGGCTGGTGGGTCGGACCGTCCTCGCCGACGGCGACGGAGTCGTGGGACCACACGTACAGGTTCGGAATCTCCATCAGGGCGGCCAGACGCACGGCCGGACGCTCGTAGTCGGAGAACATGAAGAAGGTGCCGCCGAACGGACGGGTGTGGGAGCCGAGCAGGATGCCGTTGGTGATGGCGCCCATGGCGAACTCGCGCACGCCGAAGTGCAGCTGACGGCCGTACTTGTTGCACACCGGCCACTGCTTGGTGGCGCACTCCTCGGGGGCGAAGGTGGCCGCGCCCTTGAGATCGGTCTTGTTGGAGCCGCCGAGGTCGGCGGAGCCGCCCCAGAGTTCCGGCATGACGGCGGCGATCGCGTTGAGCACGGTGCCGGAGGCGCCACGGGTGGCGACGCCCTTGCCGACCTCGAAGGAGGCGACGGCCTCGTCGATGGCCTTGTCGAAGCCTTCGGGCAGCTCGCCGGCCTTGATGCGGTCGTACAGGGCGGCCTTGTCCGGGTTGGCCTCACGCCAGGCGTTGTACTGCTCGTCCCAGGCCTTGTGGGCCTCCTGGCCGCGGTCGGCGACCTTGCGGGCGTGGGCGAGGGCCTCCTCGTCGACGTGGAAGTTCTCTTCGGGATCGTAGCCGAGGAGCTTCTTCATGCCGGCGACGGCCTCGGCGCCGAGCTTGGAGCCGTGGGCGGAGGGATCGTTGGTCTTGCCCGGGGCGGGCCAGGCGATCAGGGTGTCGACCTTGATCAGTTTCGGCTGGTTCGGGGCGGCCTGCTGGGCCTTCTCGATCACGGCGGCCAGACCGTCGACGTCCTCCACGTAGGAGCCGTCGGGCTGGATGAAGCTGAACTCGTCGGTGTACCAGCCGTAGGCCTCGTAGCGCTTGAGCACATCCTCGGCGAGCACCAGGTTGGTGTCGCCTTCGATCTGGATGCGGTTGGCGTCGAAGATCACGGTCACGTTGCCGAGCTGCTGGTTGGCGGCGAGGGAGGCGGCTTCGCCGGAGATGCCCTCTTCGATATCGCCTTCACCGCAGATGACCCAGATGTTGTGGTCGAACGGGGAGGTGCCCTCCGGAGCCTCCGGATCGAGCAGGCCGCGCTCGAAACGCTGGCCGTAGGCGAAACCGATGGCGGAGGCGACGCCCTGGCCCAGCGGGCCGGTGGTCATCTCAATGCCCGGGGTCAGGCCATACTCGGGGTGGCCCGGGGTGCGGGTCTCGGCGCCGCCGCGGAAGTTCTTGAGGTCGTCCAGGGTCAGGCCGTAGCCGGACAGGTACAGCTGGACGTACTGCGTGAGGGAGGCGTGGCCGCCGGAAAGGATGAAGCGATCACGGCCTTCCCAGTTGGGATCGGTCGGATCGTGCTTGATGAAGTGCTGGTAGAGGGTGTAGGCGATGGGAGCCAGCGAGACGGGGGAGCCGGGATGGCCGTGGCCCGCCTTCTCGACTGCATCGGCCGAGAGGACCTTGGCCATCGTGATGGCGCGCTTGTCCAGTTCGGTCTCCTTGAATTCAGTCATAGGTGTCAACTTTCCTTCCAATAATTCGGGCGGCCTGTCACCGGCTTTGTGCCGGGCAGATTCGCCCTCACATTGCTCTATCATGCTACCCATTCGAGCAGACACCGTGTTGTATTTTGAGCGTGTTTTGGTAGCTTCTGTTTCGTTAGCGCTCACATTCCGTTTGACTTGATTCTCCACGGGTTAATCCACAAGCGTACTTAGCACTCATAGGCACCGAGTGCCAATACAATGGTCGAAAGACCAAGAGCGGGATCGACGGTACGAAGGAGGCGCGCATGACGCAATCGCGACGCATGCTAGTGTTGCGCGCCGTGGTCGAGGATTACATTCGCTCCCAGGAGCCGGTCGGATCGTCCGCGCTGACCAAACAGCATGATCTGGGCGTCAGCTCGGCCACCATCCGCAACGATATGGCCGCGCTTGAGGACGAGGGCTATCTGATCCAGCCGCACACCTCCGCAGGGAGAGTGCCCACGGAAAAGGGCTACCGTTATTTCGTGGACCGTCTGGCCACGGTGGTGCCGCTGTCCGCCGCGCAGCGACGCGGCATCGACAGTTTTCTCTCCGGCTCGGTCAGTCTGCAGGACACCCTGCGGCGCGCCGCACGGCTCTTATCCGAGATCACCGGCCAGGTCGCCGTCGTCGCGGCCCCTTCTCTGGCGAAATCCACCCTGCGCCATGTCGAGCTTGTGCCGGTGGCCATGAACACGCTGCTGGCGGTCGTCATCACCGACACCGGCCGCGTGGCGCAGCATACGATCGTGGTCAACCCCATGCCCGAACAGGACGCCGCCGCACGGTTCACCAACGCGGTGAACGCCGAAGCCGCGTCTTTGCCGCTGATGGCGGCGGCCCGCAAGGCGCGTTCCATGGCCGCCATGGCGCAATGGAAGGAACTGTCGCCGCTGGCGGAATCGCTGGCCCAAGCCTTCGAGAACATGGCCGACAGCGAGCGCACCAACGAGCTGTATATGTCCGGCACGTCCCGCCTGGCGCAGCAGCATGCCGCCATCGACGATCTGGCGCCGTTATTCGACGCGCTGGAGGAGCAGGTGATGCTGATGCGGCTGATGAGCGCGATGCCGAGGCATGACGGCGTCGGCGTGGCGATCGGTTCGGAAACGCATACGCCCGGACTGCTGCACGCCTCGGTGGTCGCCAGCGGATACGGGCAGACCAAAACGCGGACCGGTGGCGGGGAAGACCACGACGCCGCCGACGGAAGTTCCCCCGATCGCCGCAACAGTGACATGAATCCCTCGAGGACGTCGAAACAAAGCGGCGATATGATCGACCGGCACACGGCATACGACGAGCATGCCGTACAGACGGACGATATCGGGCAGAACGACGCGGAACCGGTGGCGTTCGTGGGGTCCATCGGGCCGACCCATATGGACTACGCCGCCACCATAGCGGCCGTCCAGGCGGTCGCACGCTATCTGACGGCGTCGCTCGCCCATGGGGATGATGGTGACTGACCCCGCCTTGTGGCACAATATCCCGCGGTACTTTACGGCATAACGGAACGAACAGAAGGACACGATCTGTGGCAGATTACTACGAGACGCTGGGCGTGGATCGCGCCGCCAGCGACGACGAGATCAAAAAGGCATATCGCAAGCTCAGCCGCAAATACCATCCCGACATCGCCGGCCCCGAATTCGAGGACAAGTTCAAAGAGGTGAACAACGCCTACGAGGTGCTGTCCGACCCCGACAAGCGGCGCATGTACGACCAGGGCGTCGACCCGAACAACCCCAACGCCGGCGGGTTCGGCGGATTCTCCAACATGGGGGATATGGGTGACATCTTCGGACAGTTCTTCGGCGGGGCGTTCGGAGGAGGCACCTCCGGCCCCGTTCCGCGCACCCAGCCCGGCCGTGACGCGCTGGCGAGCGCCAGCATCGATCTGAGGACGGCCGTGTTCGGCGGCACCGCGCATGTGAGGATCAACACCTTCTCCCTGTGCCAGGAATGCTCCGGCGCGGGCACGAGCAACGGCGCGCAGCCGACCACCTGCCCCGACTGCAATGGCCAGGGCTTCCGTCAGAAGGTCGTGCGCACCATGCTCGGCCAGATGATGACCTCCGCCCCCTGCGAGCGCTGCGAGGGCCACGGCACCGTGATCAACAATCCCTGCCCGAGCTGCATGGGCCACGGCCGCGTGCGCACCACACGCAACGTCGGCGTGACGGTGCCCGCCGGCATCAACGACAACTCCCGTCTGCGTCTGGCCAATCAGGGCGAGGTGGGCGAGGGCGGCGGCGCGGCCGGCGATCTGTACGTCGACGTGCATATCCGCGCCGACAAGCAGTTCACACGAGACGGCGACGATCTGCACTGCTGGATCCAGGTGCCGATGAGCTGGGCGGTGCTCGGCCATGACCTCACCATCGACACCTTCGACGGCCAGCAGACCATCTCCGTGCCCGCCGGATGCCAGCCCGAGGATACGGTCACGATCAAGGGCCTGGGCGTGACGCGCATGCGGCAGTCGGACGAGCGCGGCGACCTCGTGGCGCATGTGGCCGTGCAGGTGCCCACCAAGCTGTCCGATTCGGAACGCGCGCTGATGGAGCAGTTCGCCGCCAGCCACGACGCCGACGCCTCGCATGTGGCGCAATCCTCGCGCCCCTCCGTCACGGGATCCAAAAAGGGCTTCTTCTCCAAACTCAAGGACGCTCTGAGCTGACGGATTCCCAAGGCCAGAGGATAAAAAACGACCGGGCGGTTCCGCTTCACGACATGAAGTCTCGGAACGGAACCGTCCGTTTTTTACGATTCCGCAGGTTCGCGCGCGATCTCTCCGCGTCGGACGCATCGCAGCGCGACGATATAGATCGCGTCGAAGATGAAGCAGATGATTCCCGTCACCACAATGAACAGGTTGCCTTCCATACCTCCGATGATCGTGGGCGTCAGCGTTCCGACACATTTGCTTACGGCGATCAGCATCGACTGGCCACGGGAGCCGCCGCGATCGCGCAGCATGTACAGGTAGCAGACGCTCATAATCAGGTTCTGCAGGAAGGCCGAGTATTTCTCGCCTTCCACGTCTCCGAACTGCACGACGAACAGCAGCTGCAGAACCAGGCAGCTGGCGAACACGAGCACCGACCATGGCACGAAGAACCGGCGTTCCGCATCGGTTGTGCACTCCGACCTCGCGAATTTGAAGTACGTCACCACGATGGCGATGTCCAGAAGGAACCAGGCGGCGTTGGCGACGGCCTGGGCGCTGATCTCGCCGCGCACGAAAAAGTCGAGCCCCGAATAGATGCCTTCCCACGCGATGTTCAACGCCAGTGCGAACAAGGGCATAGCGCAGAGTTTTTGCCTGAATCCTATGCGGATGCTGTCGATGTACACCGCCGACCAGCAGACGCCGCTGATGGCCACCAGAACGAGTCTGAGCATCTCCATGGCCTCTATCCTTTCCGCTCCGAAGTGATTTGATACACCCGTCCGTTCATGAAGTCTTTCAGCAGCGAAGCGAGTTCATCGGTTCCCACCGAATCATCGCGTTGAAACCACAGCACCAACATCTGGGCGATGGCGCCGGCAAGCATCGCCTCGCTGTAGGGGAACAGATCGGTCCGCTCGTCCTCCCGTACGAACCTGCCGGCGAAAAGCGCGACGCAGGCGGATATCTCCTCAAACACGATACCGGTCAAGCGATTGTCGACCATCGCTTTGAGCACATCGCGCTTGGACTCCACCACGGAGACGAAACCATCCACGATGTCGTCGATCGTAACCGCGTCCAGCGCGCAGATCGATCGGAAACGCTCCTCATACGCGCTTCGCAGACAATAGTGGAGCACCTCGTCTTTGTCGCCGAACATGTTGTAGAAAGTTTGGCGGGAAAGTTGCGCACGGGCACAGATGTCGCCCACCGAGATCCTGCCATAGGGCTTCTCCAGCATCAGTTTTTCGAGCGCCTCCGCAAGCCATGCCTGCGAGCGCAACGCCGTACTGTTATCGCCTTCGTATCTGCTCATTCGACCTTTCCGCCTATCGTCTCCAATAACGTTGACATCTGTCAATGTGGGCTTCAGGCTACCACCATACTTTACATCTGTCAACGTTTCTTGTCGAACGAAAAACCACCGCTTCGCGGATGCCGCTCATACCCATCGGCATAACCGCGGGACGCATAAAAAAGCCGGCCTCCTGCGAAATGGGGAGGCCGGCTTGCCATCATGCAACTCCGCCGATCACAGCAGGGAGCGGCACATGGCGCGGTATTCGCTCACGTAGCCGCCGCCGAAGAACACGCAGTGGCCGGCGATGGGGTAGAGCTGCCACAGGGTGGTGCGTTCCTGATAGCCGGCTTTGAGCGGATGCACGGACTGGTAGCCTTCGATGATCTGCGTCAGATAGCTCATGCCGAACAGATGCAGCATGGCGAGAT
Above is a window of Bifidobacterium eulemuris DNA encoding:
- the tkt gene encoding transketolase, whose product is MTEFKETELDKRAITMAKVLSADAVEKAGHGHPGSPVSLAPIAYTLYQHFIKHDPTDPNWEGRDRFILSGGHASLTQYVQLYLSGYGLTLDDLKNFRGGAETRTPGHPEYGLTPGIEMTTGPLGQGVASAIGFAYGQRFERGLLDPEAPEGTSPFDHNIWVICGEGDIEEGISGEAASLAANQQLGNVTVIFDANRIQIEGDTNLVLAEDVLKRYEAYGWYTDEFSFIQPDGSYVEDVDGLAAVIEKAQQAAPNQPKLIKVDTLIAWPAPGKTNDPSAHGSKLGAEAVAGMKKLLGYDPEENFHVDEEALAHARKVADRGQEAHKAWDEQYNAWREANPDKAALYDRIKAGELPEGFDKAIDEAVASFEVGKGVATRGASGTVLNAIAAVMPELWGGSADLGGSNKTDLKGAATFAPEECATKQWPVCNKYGRQLHFGVREFAMGAITNGILLGSHTRPFGGTFFMFSDYERPAVRLAALMEIPNLYVWSHDSVAVGEDGPTHQPIEHLASFRAIPQLEVVRPADAIETAEAYRAFFEKDNTLPAAMILTRQGVPVLAETAAKAKEGVKKGGYVLVDTEGTPDVIIMATGSEVQWAVAAAKTLADEGVKARVVSMPSVEWFEEQSDEYKESVLPAAVKARVSVEAGLAMPWYKYLGSYGKPVSIEQFGLQGDGAQNMIDLGITAEHVVEAAKASIAAAK
- a CDS encoding TetR family transcriptional regulator, translated to MTDVKYGGSLKPTLTDVNVIGDDRRKGRMSRYEGDNSTALRSQAWLAEALEKLMLEKPYGRISVGDICARAQLSRQTFYNMFGDKDEVLHYCLRSAYEERFRSICALDAVTIDDIVDGFVSVVESKRDVLKAMVDNRLTGIVFEEISACVALFAGRFVREDERTDLFPYSEAMLAGAIAQMLVLWFQRDDSVGTDELASLLKDFMNGRVYQITSERKG
- the dnaJ gene encoding molecular chaperone DnaJ; the protein is MADYYETLGVDRAASDDEIKKAYRKLSRKYHPDIAGPEFEDKFKEVNNAYEVLSDPDKRRMYDQGVDPNNPNAGGFGGFSNMGDMGDIFGQFFGGAFGGGTSGPVPRTQPGRDALASASIDLRTAVFGGTAHVRINTFSLCQECSGAGTSNGAQPTTCPDCNGQGFRQKVVRTMLGQMMTSAPCERCEGHGTVINNPCPSCMGHGRVRTTRNVGVTVPAGINDNSRLRLANQGEVGEGGGAAGDLYVDVHIRADKQFTRDGDDLHCWIQVPMSWAVLGHDLTIDTFDGQQTISVPAGCQPEDTVTIKGLGVTRMRQSDERGDLVAHVAVQVPTKLSDSERALMEQFAASHDADASHVAQSSRPSVTGSKKGFFSKLKDALS
- a CDS encoding transmembrane-type terpene cyclase, with product MEMLRLVLVAISGVCWSAVYIDSIRIGFRQKLCAMPLFALALNIAWEGIYSGLDFFVRGEISAQAVANAAWFLLDIAIVVTYFKFARSECTTDAERRFFVPWSVLVFASCLVLQLLFVVQFGDVEGEKYSAFLQNLIMSVCYLYMLRDRGGSRGQSMLIAVSKCVGTLTPTIIGGMEGNLFIVVTGIICFIFDAIYIVALRCVRRGEIAREPAES
- the hrcA gene encoding heat-inducible transcriptional repressor HrcA, whose translation is MTQSRRMLVLRAVVEDYIRSQEPVGSSALTKQHDLGVSSATIRNDMAALEDEGYLIQPHTSAGRVPTEKGYRYFVDRLATVVPLSAAQRRGIDSFLSGSVSLQDTLRRAARLLSEITGQVAVVAAPSLAKSTLRHVELVPVAMNTLLAVVITDTGRVAQHTIVVNPMPEQDAAARFTNAVNAEAASLPLMAAARKARSMAAMAQWKELSPLAESLAQAFENMADSERTNELYMSGTSRLAQQHAAIDDLAPLFDALEEQVMLMRLMSAMPRHDGVGVAIGSETHTPGLLHASVVASGYGQTKTRTGGGEDHDAADGSSPDRRNSDMNPSRTSKQSGDMIDRHTAYDEHAVQTDDIGQNDAEPVAFVGSIGPTHMDYAATIAAVQAVARYLTASLAHGDDGD